In Oscillatoria acuminata PCC 6304, a single window of DNA contains:
- a CDS encoding helix-turn-helix domain-containing protein — protein sequence MTGSNLAFDFTRVSRPKSAEEENLLSRTKLENDAAIRSTETDSFITGISDQPELNRDRLWEEALRQLGQDLEQCRQEQGLSREELYNLTHVPQYQIRALETGLIEKLPQDIYVRGFIRRLGDALGLDGSALAASLPERNPIETVSGSTKPSKFVLSLSLSPIHLYLVYGIILVGAILGLSFPKTHNASGSPGNPALSHPVDINP from the coding sequence ATGACTGGATCGAATTTAGCCTTTGATTTTACTAGAGTGTCCAGACCCAAATCAGCAGAGGAGGAGAACCTGCTGAGTCGAACGAAATTAGAGAATGATGCAGCAATCAGATCCACAGAAACGGACTCATTCATAACGGGGATCAGCGATCAACCTGAACTCAATCGCGATCGCCTCTGGGAAGAGGCCCTGCGGCAACTGGGTCAAGACCTCGAACAATGCAGACAAGAGCAAGGACTCTCCCGCGAAGAACTCTATAACTTAACCCATGTCCCCCAGTATCAGATCCGCGCCCTCGAAACCGGGTTGATCGAGAAATTACCCCAGGATATCTACGTCCGAGGGTTTATCCGTCGCCTTGGGGATGCCTTGGGATTAGATGGGTCCGCCTTAGCCGCTTCTTTACCGGAACGCAATCCCATCGAAACCGTCTCGGGTTCCACAAAGCCCTCAAAATTTGTGTTGAGCTTGTCACTCAGTCCCATCCATCTTTACTTGGTCTATGGCATTATTTTGGTGGGTGCAATCCTAGGTCTATCGTTCCCCAAAACCCACAATGCCTCCGGTTCCCCCGGGAATCCAGCCCTCTCCCATCCTGTTGACATCAACCCCTAA
- a CDS encoding alpha/beta fold hydrolase: MMPTRQTLNFPDLQLSYLEWNRGKEPLLLLHGLGDHALVWSSLGDYLSSRYHMIAPDLRGHGYSSKPVKGYTTSDVLRDLEGLLEHLNWRSAHVLAHSWSAKIAPIWARSHPDRFNSMILVDPIFITKMPSIMKLSFPILYRTLACLKMMGPFPSYEAAQVQAQQLGQYSGWSPLQQQVFQEGIEEKPNGEWGSKFTIAARDGIFEDVLRVDGLTEPLDTPTLFIQPEQGVNRAEWQMKPYKTYLKNLTIHRIEGNHWPFLSQAETFNAIVADFLTGVSPQNSGD; this comes from the coding sequence ATGATGCCAACCCGTCAAACCCTGAATTTCCCTGATCTCCAGCTTTCTTATCTGGAATGGAATCGAGGAAAAGAGCCGTTATTGTTGTTGCATGGGTTGGGAGACCATGCCCTGGTTTGGTCGAGTTTAGGGGACTACCTGAGCAGTCGCTATCATATGATTGCACCGGATCTGCGGGGTCACGGTTATAGCAGCAAACCTGTGAAGGGTTACACCACCTCGGATGTACTCAGGGATCTCGAAGGATTATTGGAGCATCTCAATTGGCGATCGGCTCATGTTTTGGCCCATTCTTGGAGTGCGAAAATTGCCCCGATTTGGGCGCGATCGCATCCCGATCGCTTTAACAGCATGATTTTGGTAGACCCCATCTTTATCACCAAGATGCCATCGATCATGAAGCTGAGTTTTCCCATCCTTTACCGGACTTTAGCTTGTCTGAAAATGATGGGTCCCTTTCCCAGCTATGAAGCAGCACAGGTGCAGGCGCAGCAGTTGGGTCAGTACAGTGGGTGGAGTCCCCTGCAACAACAGGTTTTTCAAGAAGGAATTGAGGAAAAACCGAATGGAGAGTGGGGGAGTAAGTTTACGATCGCCGCCCGAGATGGCATTTTTGAGGATGTTCTGCGCGTGGACGGATTAACTGAACCCCTAGATACCCCGACCCTCTTCATCCAACCTGAACAGGGTGTGAATCGCGCCGAATGGCAAATGAAACCTTACAAAACTTATCTAAAAAATCTGACGATCCATCGGATTGAGGGCAATCACTGGCCGTTTTTAAGTCAGGCAGAGACTTTCAATGCGATCGTTGCTGATTTTTTAACCGGGGTTTCTCCCCAAAACTCCGGTGATTAG
- a CDS encoding YihY/virulence factor BrkB family protein — protein MKLPKLSLRSFLVRLRRIGARIGPSLQPLVRFLQFFSYIKFSTLREVADRASQQRLTGLSAEMAYHAMLSLFPAILAVVASIGLFDILQATLFNLANQLAEVIPIEVWNTIRGLIREILQSRNQEVFSLGFVAALWVFSGVMGAAMAALDQIHQIPHKQRRPFWKAKLVAIGLAMGSIILFIVASFLIFISDWVIQLLARRSCLIDSGQNCLFESGFLCLLQPLPSCPLEERLLDVWHFWSRPLTLLIVSVAFAFIYRFGPSHRRRDTPLVPGAFIAAILWAIISSMFRLYVSHFGNYNRTYGAVGTIIILLLWLYLSSLVTLLGAQLNVTVGAAMRRDRAIYYRLKKSDTGQ, from the coding sequence GTGAAGTTGCCCAAACTATCTCTCAGAAGTTTCCTCGTCCGGTTGAGAAGGATAGGGGCGCGGATTGGTCCCTCCTTACAGCCCCTGGTTCGATTTTTGCAGTTCTTTTCCTATATAAAATTTTCTACCCTGCGCGAAGTCGCCGATCGCGCCAGCCAGCAGCGCTTAACGGGTTTATCCGCAGAAATGGCCTACCATGCCATGTTATCTCTGTTTCCCGCTATTTTAGCCGTGGTTGCTTCCATTGGTCTATTTGACATCTTACAAGCCACTCTGTTTAATCTGGCTAATCAACTGGCTGAGGTGATTCCCATTGAAGTTTGGAACACCATTCGCGGGTTGATTCGAGAAATTCTCCAAAGTCGTAATCAGGAAGTGTTTTCCCTAGGGTTTGTCGCGGCGCTTTGGGTGTTTTCCGGGGTCATGGGTGCAGCAATGGCGGCTTTGGATCAAATTCACCAAATTCCCCACAAACAAAGGCGACCTTTTTGGAAGGCGAAACTGGTGGCGATCGGGCTGGCGATGGGGAGCATTATTCTATTTATTGTGGCTTCGTTTTTGATTTTTATCAGTGACTGGGTAATTCAGTTACTCGCCCGTCGCAGTTGTTTAATTGATTCGGGTCAAAATTGTTTATTTGAATCGGGATTTCTCTGTCTGTTGCAACCGCTACCGAGTTGTCCTTTGGAAGAACGATTGTTGGATGTGTGGCATTTTTGGAGTCGTCCCCTGACGTTACTGATTGTTTCGGTTGCCTTTGCCTTTATTTATCGGTTTGGTCCCTCCCACCGTCGTCGGGATACGCCGCTGGTTCCTGGCGCTTTTATTGCGGCTATTTTATGGGCGATTATTTCTAGTATGTTTCGGCTTTATGTGTCCCATTTTGGAAATTATAACCGGACTTATGGGGCGGTGGGAACCATTATTATTTTGCTGTTATGGCTTTATTTAAGTTCGTTGGTGACGCTTTTGGGCGCTCAATTGAATGTGACGGTTGGGGCAGCTATGCGTCGCGATCGGGCCATTTACTATCGGTTAAAAAAGTCTGATACGGGTCAATAA
- the thrC gene encoding threonine synthase, whose product MTLSYSPVPSPTPGATPADAPLRSSYWPGLIEAYRQYLPVSDQTPVVTLQEGNTPLIPAPAIAEIIGRQVQVYVKYDGLNPTGSFKDRGMTMAISKAKEDGAKAVICASTGNTSASAAAYARRAGMRAFVLIPDGYVALGKLAQALLYGAEVLAIKGNFDKALEIVRDMAEHYPVTLVNSVNPYRLEGQKTGAFEVVDALGNAPDWLCIPVGNAGNISAYWMGFCQYHQAGKCDRLPQMMGFQAAGAAPLVHGQPVANPETLATAIRIGNPASWDKAIAAQESSGGSFNAVTDDEILDAYRLLASREGVFCEPASAASVAGLLKVKDQVPTGATVVCVLTGNGLKDPDTAIKHSNNPFKQGIEPEIEAVAKVMGF is encoded by the coding sequence GTGACCCTGAGTTATTCTCCCGTTCCCTCCCCAACTCCCGGTGCAACTCCAGCAGATGCCCCCCTTCGGTCCTCATACTGGCCCGGTCTCATTGAGGCTTACCGGCAGTATCTGCCCGTCAGCGACCAGACTCCAGTCGTTACCCTCCAAGAAGGTAACACCCCCCTAATTCCCGCCCCGGCGATCGCCGAGATCATCGGCAGACAGGTGCAAGTTTACGTCAAATATGACGGTCTCAACCCCACCGGCAGCTTTAAAGACCGGGGGATGACGATGGCTATTTCCAAAGCCAAAGAAGACGGGGCCAAAGCCGTCATTTGTGCCAGTACCGGCAACACCTCCGCCTCCGCTGCGGCCTATGCTAGACGCGCCGGAATGCGGGCATTTGTCCTGATTCCCGATGGTTATGTCGCCCTAGGCAAACTGGCCCAAGCCTTACTCTATGGTGCAGAAGTCTTAGCCATTAAAGGAAATTTCGACAAAGCCCTAGAAATTGTCCGGGATATGGCCGAACATTATCCCGTTACCTTGGTCAACTCCGTCAATCCCTATCGCCTCGAAGGGCAGAAAACTGGAGCATTTGAGGTGGTGGATGCCTTGGGTAATGCCCCCGATTGGTTGTGCATTCCTGTGGGTAATGCGGGCAATATTTCCGCCTATTGGATGGGATTTTGTCAGTACCATCAAGCGGGTAAATGCGATCGCCTGCCGCAAATGATGGGCTTTCAAGCCGCTGGTGCAGCCCCCCTCGTCCACGGTCAACCTGTCGCGAATCCCGAAACCCTCGCCACCGCCATCCGCATCGGCAATCCCGCCAGTTGGGATAAGGCGATCGCCGCCCAAGAGTCCTCTGGAGGCAGTTTTAACGCCGTCACCGATGACGAAATTCTCGATGCCTATCGTCTTTTAGCTTCCCGAGAAGGGGTATTCTGCGAACCCGCCTCCGCTGCCTCCGTTGCGGGATTACTCAAGGTCAAAGACCAAGTACCCACTGGGGCCACCGTCGTTTGCGTCCTCACCGGCAATGGACTCAAAGACCCGGATACTGCGATTAAACATAGCAACAATCCCTTTAAACAAGGAATTGAACCGGAAATCGAAGCAGTGGCAAAAGTGATGGGATTTTAG
- a CDS encoding fatty acid desaturase, with amino-acid sequence MTASTLKPQVTPQTLESDSFPSSLRLRDILRTLPKDVFLKNRRKAWTRVIINVLLVALGYWALAVSPAFLLPIFWIYTGTALTGFFVIAHDCGHRSFANRKWVNDLVGHIMMLPLIYPFHGWRIGHNHHHKHTNKLLEDNAWEPWLQDVYENLSTFMKTFYRFLRGRFWWMGSIVHWAGLHFDWWRYEGKKREQVKFSALVVIAFAAIAFPTLIATTGIWGFIKFWLMPWMVYHFWMSTFTIVHHTTPNISFAFPEDWYEAKAQLSGTVHCDYPRWVEFLCHDINVHIPHHLSTAIPSYNLRKAHQSLEENWGQYLQKSQFSWSLMKEITDNCHLYDEQNGYKSFKDYHAGR; translated from the coding sequence ATGACAGCATCAACATTAAAGCCTCAAGTAACCCCTCAAACACTGGAATCAGATTCCTTCCCGTCTTCTCTACGTCTGAGAGATATTTTGAGGACCTTGCCGAAAGATGTATTTCTCAAAAATCGGCGCAAAGCATGGACGAGAGTCATTATCAATGTACTATTAGTAGCCCTCGGCTACTGGGCATTAGCCGTTTCTCCAGCATTTTTGCTCCCGATTTTCTGGATCTATACCGGAACAGCCCTCACGGGTTTTTTTGTGATTGCCCATGATTGCGGTCATCGATCTTTTGCCAATCGCAAATGGGTTAACGATCTGGTCGGTCATATTATGATGCTGCCCTTAATTTATCCCTTTCATGGCTGGCGCATCGGTCATAATCACCACCACAAACACACGAATAAACTGCTGGAAGATAACGCCTGGGAACCCTGGTTGCAGGACGTTTATGAAAATCTCAGCACTTTTATGAAAACCTTTTATCGGTTCCTGCGGGGACGCTTCTGGTGGATGGGTTCCATCGTTCACTGGGCGGGATTGCACTTTGATTGGTGGCGTTACGAAGGCAAGAAACGGGAACAAGTGAAATTTTCTGCCTTAGTCGTCATCGCTTTTGCGGCGATCGCCTTCCCCACCCTGATTGCCACCACCGGAATTTGGGGGTTCATCAAATTTTGGCTGATGCCTTGGATGGTCTACCATTTCTGGATGAGCACCTTCACCATCGTTCACCATACCACCCCCAATATTTCCTTTGCTTTCCCAGAAGATTGGTATGAAGCAAAAGCCCAATTAAGCGGTACGGTTCATTGTGATTACCCCCGCTGGGTGGAATTCCTCTGTCACGATATTAACGTCCATATTCCCCATCACCTCTCCACCGCCATTCCGTCTTACAACTTACGCAAAGCCCATCAAAGTCTGGAAGAAAATTGGGGCCAATACCTTCAAAAAAGCCAGTTTTCCTGGTCTTTGATGAAGGAAATTACCGATAACTGTCACCTCTACGATGAGCAAAACGGTTACAAATCTTTTAAAGATTATCACGCCGGTCGGTAA
- the trxB gene encoding thioredoxin-disulfide reductase: MTNPAVENVVIIGSGPAGFTAAIYAGRANLKPVVFEGFQMGGIPGGQLMTTTEVENFPGFPEGITGPKLMERMKLQAQRWGAELYTEDVQSVDLSQRPFVIRSDEREVKAHTVIIATGATAKRLGLPSEHQFWSRGVSACAICDGASPIFKGVSLAVVGGGDTAAEEAVYLTKYGTHVHLLVRREEMRASKAMQDRVLKNPKITVHWNTEAVDIFGNDDRMEGIKVRNIKTGEETDLQVRGLFYAIGHTPNTQLFKGQLELDEVGYIVTKHGTVETSVEGVYAAGDVQDHEFRQAITAAGTGCMGAMLAERWLSVNGVVQEFHQTEESEKAPEPEKEQKSDTEENFDPAATRHVGGFALRKLYHDSDRLIVVKYSAPTCGPCHTLKPILSKVIDEFDGKVHYVEIDIEADPEIADNAGVTGTPTVQFFKDKGLVDQVRGVKQKSLYREMIQNYL; encoded by the coding sequence ATGACAAATCCAGCAGTAGAAAACGTTGTAATTATCGGATCTGGCCCTGCCGGATTCACTGCCGCCATCTATGCGGGACGGGCGAATCTGAAACCCGTGGTATTTGAAGGGTTCCAGATGGGAGGCATTCCCGGAGGTCAATTAATGACCACCACAGAAGTCGAGAACTTCCCTGGGTTTCCCGAAGGGATTACGGGACCGAAACTGATGGAACGGATGAAACTCCAGGCGCAACGCTGGGGGGCGGAATTGTACACGGAAGATGTGCAATCGGTGGATTTGAGTCAGCGGCCCTTTGTGATCCGTTCAGATGAACGCGAAGTGAAGGCCCATACGGTGATTATTGCCACAGGGGCCACGGCGAAGCGGTTGGGACTCCCGAGTGAACACCAGTTCTGGAGTCGTGGGGTCTCTGCCTGTGCGATTTGCGATGGGGCCAGTCCCATTTTTAAAGGGGTCTCATTAGCGGTGGTTGGTGGAGGAGACACTGCGGCGGAAGAAGCGGTGTATTTGACCAAATATGGAACCCATGTTCACCTGTTAGTCCGTCGGGAGGAAATGCGCGCCTCCAAAGCGATGCAAGACCGGGTTTTGAAGAATCCCAAAATTACGGTTCATTGGAATACCGAGGCGGTGGATATCTTCGGAAATGATGACCGAATGGAGGGGATTAAGGTTAGAAATATCAAGACTGGGGAAGAAACCGATTTGCAGGTTCGCGGATTGTTTTATGCGATCGGTCATACTCCGAATACCCAACTGTTTAAAGGTCAATTGGAACTGGATGAAGTCGGATATATTGTCACGAAACATGGAACCGTTGAGACCAGTGTTGAGGGCGTTTATGCGGCTGGAGATGTCCAGGACCATGAGTTTCGCCAAGCGATTACCGCAGCGGGAACGGGTTGTATGGGGGCGATGTTAGCGGAACGGTGGTTATCGGTGAATGGGGTAGTTCAGGAGTTCCATCAAACGGAAGAATCAGAGAAAGCGCCGGAACCGGAAAAGGAACAAAAATCCGATACGGAAGAGAATTTTGACCCGGCGGCAACGCGCCATGTGGGCGGGTTTGCCTTGCGGAAGTTGTACCATGACAGCGATCGCCTGATTGTGGTTAAATATTCTGCCCCTACTTGCGGTCCTTGCCATACTTTGAAACCGATTCTGAGTAAGGTGATTGATGAGTTTGATGGCAAGGTTCACTATGTGGAAATTGACATTGAAGCAGACCCGGAAATTGCGGACAATGCGGGAGTAACGGGAACGCCTACGGTGCAGTTCTTTAAGGATAAGGGTTTAGTGGATCAAGTCCGGGGGGTCAAGCAAAAGAGTCTGTACCGAGAAATGATTCAAAACTATTTGTAA
- a CDS encoding class I SAM-dependent methyltransferase has protein sequence MERVLEPEVMDSWEDATAYDRMDFLEVNTAFAESAIAVGPESALVLDAGTGTARIPILIVQRRPQWHIKAIDLSHNMLQVGRENVQSAGVQDQIQLEYIDAKQMPYGDSTFDIVISNSIIHHLPDPMPFFRELKRVLKPNGGIFLRDLIRPTDIETVDKIVSRIGPEYDDYQTQLFRDSLIAAFTIKEVQEMIEMTGLEGLKIYESSDRHWTAKRAYKEYKSS, from the coding sequence ATGGAACGAGTGCTAGAACCGGAAGTGATGGATAGTTGGGAGGATGCAACGGCGTATGACAGAATGGATTTTCTGGAGGTGAATACTGCCTTTGCTGAGAGTGCGATCGCAGTCGGTCCCGAGTCGGCGTTGGTCCTGGATGCCGGAACTGGGACTGCCAGAATTCCCATCTTAATCGTGCAGCGTCGTCCCCAGTGGCACATCAAGGCGATCGACCTTTCGCACAATATGTTACAAGTGGGCAGGGAGAATGTGCAGTCTGCGGGAGTACAAGACCAAATTCAGTTAGAGTATATCGATGCGAAACAGATGCCTTATGGAGACAGCACATTTGATATAGTCATTTCCAATAGCATCATCCATCATCTCCCGGACCCAATGCCCTTTTTCCGAGAACTGAAACGAGTTTTAAAACCCAATGGCGGGATATTTCTCCGAGATTTAATACGCCCGACGGATATAGAAACCGTAGATAAAATTGTTTCCAGGATTGGACCGGAATATGATGACTATCAGACGCAATTATTTCGAGATTCTTTGATAGCTGCATTTACGATAAAAGAGGTGCAGGAAATGATAGAAATGACAGGATTAGAAGGGCTAAAAATTTATGAATCTTCGGACCGTCATTGGACTGCGAAACGTGCCTACAAAGAATATAAATCCTCGTGA
- a CDS encoding O-acetyl-ADP-ribose deacetylase, whose amino-acid sequence MMTDKITVIQGDITKQQVDAIVNAANTRLLGGGGVDGAIHRAAGSGLLAECRTLNGCETGEAKMTRGYNLPAKYVIHTVGPVWKGGRNHEDELLASCYYESLKLAEKHHLKTIAFPAISTGVYGFPMERAAAIAVKRVEQFLSKTTVISQVRFVCFSNESYQCHLTAIATNNP is encoded by the coding sequence ATGATGACGGATAAAATTACTGTAATCCAAGGCGATATTACTAAACAACAGGTGGATGCGATCGTTAATGCTGCCAATACTCGTCTATTAGGCGGAGGCGGTGTTGATGGTGCTATCCATCGCGCAGCAGGTTCGGGTTTGTTGGCGGAATGTCGCACTCTGAACGGTTGCGAAACTGGTGAAGCTAAGATGACTCGCGGGTACAATCTCCCGGCAAAATATGTAATTCATACCGTTGGCCCTGTCTGGAAAGGGGGCAGGAATCATGAAGATGAATTGCTGGCAAGTTGTTATTATGAGAGTTTAAAGTTAGCTGAAAAACATCATCTAAAAACTATCGCTTTTCCGGCAATTAGTACGGGAGTTTATGGGTTTCCAATGGAACGGGCTGCTGCAATTGCAGTGAAGAGGGTAGAGCAATTTTTAAGCAAAACGACGGTGATTTCTCAAGTTCGATTTGTCTGTTTTAGCAATGAATCCTATCAGTGCCATTTAACGGCGATCGCTACTAATAACCCATAA
- a CDS encoding NUDIX hydrolase, translating to MKELKKWKQLRSRLVFDNQWCKVRQDEIQLPTGQIIDDFFVNVRPDIALVVPVTPQQEIVFVRQYRHGVGEILLELPAGAFHPETEKAEAAAAREMTEETGYHCPNLIKLATLYDNPVKDTNAIHIFLGKDAKNSGQQILDITEEIEVVLVPIHALLEKITQGEICVSGSVAAVFLALNHLKISL from the coding sequence ATGAAAGAATTGAAGAAATGGAAACAGTTGCGATCGCGCCTAGTCTTCGACAACCAATGGTGCAAAGTTCGCCAAGATGAAATCCAACTGCCAACCGGCCAAATTATCGATGATTTCTTTGTAAACGTCCGTCCAGATATTGCCTTAGTCGTTCCCGTTACCCCCCAGCAAGAAATCGTATTTGTGCGCCAATATCGGCATGGAGTGGGAGAAATCTTATTAGAATTACCTGCCGGTGCATTCCATCCAGAAACCGAGAAAGCAGAAGCAGCAGCAGCGCGTGAAATGACCGAAGAGACAGGTTACCATTGCCCGAACTTGATTAAACTCGCCACCCTCTATGATAATCCAGTTAAAGACACCAATGCCATTCATATTTTTTTAGGCAAAGATGCCAAAAATTCGGGACAGCAAATTTTAGATATTACCGAAGAGATAGAAGTCGTCTTAGTCCCCATTCATGCCCTCTTAGAGAAAATCACCCAGGGAGAAATCTGCGTATCCGGAAGCGTCGCCGCCGTATTTTTAGCCTTAAATCACTTAAAAATCTCCCTATAA
- a CDS encoding DUF427 domain-containing protein, translating into MHPQRIEPGPGQESVWDYPRPPRLEEVTKHIQIIFNGEIIADTHHAKRVLETSHPPSYYLPPEDIKMEYLSQTPRSSFCEWKGSAGYYTVTVKEKQAPNCAWFYPSPTPEFEGIKDYVAFYPEMMDVCYVEGEEVQPQPGGFYGGWITSDIVGPFKGIPGSWGW; encoded by the coding sequence ATGCACCCACAACGAATTGAACCCGGTCCTGGACAAGAATCGGTTTGGGATTATCCCCGTCCTCCTCGGTTGGAAGAGGTCACCAAACATATCCAAATCATCTTTAATGGCGAAATTATCGCGGATACTCACCATGCCAAGCGCGTCCTAGAAACGAGTCATCCCCCCAGCTATTATCTTCCCCCTGAAGATATCAAAATGGAATATCTCAGTCAAACGCCTCGGAGTAGTTTCTGCGAGTGGAAAGGGTCGGCGGGATATTATACGGTGACGGTTAAGGAAAAACAAGCGCCTAATTGTGCTTGGTTCTATCCGAGTCCAACTCCGGAATTTGAGGGCATTAAAGATTATGTGGCATTCTATCCAGAAATGATGGATGTTTGCTATGTGGAGGGGGAAGAAGTTCAACCTCAACCCGGTGGGTTTTATGGCGGTTGGATTACTTCGGATATTGTTGGACCTTTTAAGGGGATTCCTGGTAGTTGGGGTTGGTAG
- a CDS encoding serine/threonine protein kinase — MTLTVGQSIQGGRYTIEKVLGRGRFGITYKAKDAAGNAVAIKTLNDSLLHQLSPAEIEDLECKFWNEAVKLAKCSHNRHIVQVQELLNKGDVPCILMEYIDGVDLASRAQKQLPEKLALQYIQQIGEALIEVHSHQLLHLDIKPDNIVLRGGTAEAVLIDFGLARGFDHPLTTTRYSAEGYSALEMYSQKRPRGTYTDVYGLAATLYELLTGQVPVSAIKRKEEDARLIPPKEINRNISDRTNQAILKGLALDGCDRTQTVQEWLKLLGVKKPIPLPNWNAMEWCTAVIAAGTIGLLMIGLLTYLNPHSAPPSNPETPTSETIQP; from the coding sequence ATGACTTTAACGGTAGGGCAGTCGATCCAAGGGGGCCGATACACCATTGAAAAAGTGCTGGGGAGAGGACGGTTTGGCATTACTTATAAAGCGAAGGATGCCGCCGGGAATGCCGTGGCGATTAAAACTCTCAATGACAGTTTGCTGCATCAACTGAGTCCAGCAGAAATTGAGGACCTAGAGTGCAAGTTTTGGAATGAAGCGGTGAAACTGGCAAAGTGCAGTCATAATCGCCATATTGTTCAGGTTCAGGAACTCTTGAACAAAGGGGATGTGCCCTGTATTCTCATGGAATATATTGATGGAGTGGATTTAGCCAGTCGCGCCCAAAAGCAGTTACCGGAAAAGTTAGCTTTGCAATATATTCAGCAAATTGGTGAGGCATTGATAGAGGTGCATTCTCATCAGTTACTGCATCTGGATATTAAACCGGACAATATTGTATTGCGCGGGGGAACTGCCGAGGCGGTGTTAATTGATTTTGGATTAGCAAGGGGGTTTGACCATCCCTTGACCACCACTCGCTATAGTGCGGAGGGATATTCGGCCCTAGAAATGTATTCTCAAAAGAGACCGCGCGGCACTTATACGGATGTGTATGGATTGGCGGCAACTTTGTATGAATTGCTGACGGGACAAGTGCCGGTGAGTGCGATTAAACGCAAAGAAGAAGATGCGCGATTGATTCCGCCAAAAGAGATTAATCGGAATATCAGCGATCGCACGAATCAGGCGATATTAAAAGGACTGGCCCTCGATGGATGCGATCGCACCCAAACCGTGCAGGAATGGTTAAAATTATTAGGCGTTAAAAAACCGATTCCCCTACCCAATTGGAATGCAATGGAATGGTGCACCGCCGTCATTGCTGCGGGGACAATTGGACTCTTAATGATTGGATTGTTGACCTATTTAAACCCACATTCCGCACCCCCATCGAACCCCGAAACCCCGACATCCGAAACAATCCAACCCTAG
- a CDS encoding serine/threonine-protein kinase — protein MVWPNGHQLQSQNYRIEGVLGQRGFGITYQARHLNRDQDFVIKTPNEDLRFDPNYPKFVDRFIKEGECIESIAGICTRPHPYIVRVFDLFQEGETHCIVMDFIPGESLWQRVQRQGALSEVEAVRYFQQIGGALQELHEAGLVHRNAHPGNIMFRGDQTPLIDFGIAVEIVPVTISFNHSWNSAFSPLEQMKGSREPTVDIYTLSASLYYALSGEYPTSSVERKIDDVELLTPKELVPSLSDRINEAVLKGMELTPHNRPQTMDEWVSLLESPIPTTVSHRYQKLQQLLAAGKWWEADAETRQVMLQVAGREQQGWFDEDSINQFPCEDLLQIDDLWVQYSNGRFGFSVQKRIWQECGGQVNWGTSIRLGDRVGWRKDGKWLELEELTFSSNAPPGHLPQSIPLELIKWGVRADLESGGRKFKKARNFCKKMGMRFFSRVQTCHKN, from the coding sequence ATGGTCTGGCCGAACGGACATCAATTGCAGAGTCAGAATTACCGAATCGAAGGGGTTTTAGGACAAAGGGGATTCGGCATTACTTATCAAGCGCGTCACCTCAATCGCGACCAAGATTTTGTCATCAAAACCCCCAACGAAGATCTGCGCTTCGACCCGAACTATCCTAAGTTTGTGGACCGATTTATCAAGGAGGGAGAGTGCATTGAGTCCATTGCTGGAATTTGCACCCGTCCCCATCCCTATATTGTCCGAGTTTTTGATTTATTTCAAGAAGGGGAAACACACTGCATTGTGATGGATTTTATTCCTGGGGAGAGCTTGTGGCAACGGGTGCAACGTCAGGGGGCGTTATCGGAAGTCGAAGCGGTGAGATATTTTCAACAGATTGGGGGGGCGTTGCAAGAGTTACATGAGGCGGGATTAGTCCATCGCAATGCTCATCCGGGAAATATTATGTTTCGGGGTGATCAGACTCCTCTGATTGATTTTGGGATTGCTGTAGAAATTGTGCCAGTTACTATTAGTTTCAATCATTCCTGGAATTCCGCATTTTCACCTTTAGAACAGATGAAAGGGTCTCGGGAACCGACGGTGGATATTTACACCCTCAGCGCCTCTTTATATTATGCCCTGAGTGGGGAATATCCGACGAGTTCTGTTGAGCGGAAAATTGATGATGTAGAATTATTGACGCCGAAAGAATTAGTGCCGAGTCTGAGCGATCGCATTAACGAAGCGGTGTTAAAGGGGATGGAATTAACCCCTCACAACCGACCCCAAACGATGGATGAGTGGGTGTCTCTGCTGGAATCTCCCATTCCGACGACGGTTTCCCACCGCTATCAGAAACTACAGCAATTGCTGGCAGCAGGCAAATGGTGGGAGGCAGATGCAGAAACCAGACAAGTTATGCTCCAGGTGGCGGGGAGAGAACAACAGGGATGGTTTGATGAGGATTCTATCAACCAATTCCCCTGTGAAGATTTGCTCCAAATTGACGACCTTTGGGTACAATACAGCAATGGCCGCTTTGGGTTTTCGGTTCAGAAGCGCATCTGGCAAGAATGCGGGGGTCAAGTGAACTGGGGAACCTCCATACGCCTAGGCGATCGGGTTGGATGGCGAAAAGACGGAAAATGGTTGGAACTTGAGGAACTCACTTTTAGCTCAAATGCACCCCCCGGACACCTGCCTCAATCTATACCTCTGGAGCTAATCAAGTGGGGAGTAAGAGCGGACCTCGAAAGTGGGGGAAGAAAGTTTAAAAAAGCCAGAAATTTCTGCAAAAAGATGGGAATGAGGTTCTTTTCTCGCGTCCAAACTTGTCATAAGAATTAA